The following coding sequences lie in one Epinephelus moara isolate mb chromosome 17, YSFRI_EMoa_1.0, whole genome shotgun sequence genomic window:
- the rgs12a gene encoding regulator of G-protein signaling 12 isoform X4, giving the protein MEQTLTLNSSAASSDGDYSGVQLQGCCSQSSLNSNGSLPGAGSFRGVPEQRVASWAGCFERLLQDPVGVRYFSEFLKKEFSEENILFWQACEYFSHVPATDKKQLSQRAGEIYNSFLSSKATMPVNIDSQAQLADDVLTSPRPDMFKTQQLQIFNLMKFDSYSRFLKSSLYQECMRAEVDGRPLPDPYQIPCSPAPSKHSASSDRSTLSTPKKDARKQRSGRSLNEDSRDESADKKRGIFFSWSRNRSFGKGPKKKDIGDINLDYWGSNGRRESQGSLSSGTSLEMPTSCSAGKIEADNRHSVWERSPKHCSVMLPDGSCSSISLRPGASIREVLQDLCQNININIAAVDLFLVGGEKPLVLDQDCLTLSSRDLRLEKRTLFRLDLVPINRSVGLKAKPTKPVTEVLRPVVAKYGLHLSDLVAKISGETEPLDLGAPISSLDGLRVVLERTDPASGKDKPKSSSLKNHPPTRSYSAAGDERSTPKDFSLRASGPDSALPGEKRKQKKINIDEAEEFFELLSRAQSTRANDQRGLLSKEDLVLPDFLRLTPPTSSCSISSDLACSTPDRRENGISSRGALTASLRSESLDSSLSSSANGHSGTRRCLMPPPRHPTFGTHLSPIPRPIDSRPSLRTVEEDTHTDLTLVGEGDINSPNSTLLPPSPSSIPSFDSSLPEANFTPPPPCPKSQDAGEEGKSTSEETTDPNPDTKSPADRADAAQTAQEVMDVEGVHLEEGTVETSQGEDSELSLSFQGYVAELRQCQSKLRNAQMPQNGRNPPEGKDCKTDLYKATIV; this is encoded by the exons ATGGAGCAAACTTTGACTCTCAACTCC TCTGCTGCTTCCTCAGATGGTG ACTATAGTGGAGTCCAGTTGCAGGGATGCTGCAGCCAGAGCAGCCTGAACAGTAATGGCAGTCTTCCAGGAGCAGGCAGTTTCCGAGGGGTTCCGGAGCAGCGCGTGGCCAGCTGGGCCGGCTGCTTCGAGCGCCTCCTCCAGGATCCAGTGGGTGTGCGCTACTTCTCG GAATTTCTCAAGAAAGAATTCAGTGAGGAGAATATCTTGTTCTGGCAGGCCTGTGAATACTTCAGTCATGTCCCTGCAACTGATAAAAAGCAG CTGTCTCAGAGAGCTGGGGAGATCTACAACAGCTTCCTGTCCAGCAAGGCCACCATGCCGGTCAACATCGACAGCCAAGCCCAGCTGGCCGATGACGTCCTCACCTCCCCACGGCCCGACATGTTCAAGACGCAGCAGTTACAG ATCTTCAACCTGATGAAGTTTGACAGCTATTCGCGATTCCTCAAGTCCTCCCTCTACCAAGAGTGCATGCGTGCAGAGGTGGATGGCCGACCCTTGCCGGACCCCTACCAGATCCCCTGCAGTCCTGCGCCCTCAAAACACAGTGCCAGCTCTGACCGCTCGACACTCTCCACTCCCAAAAAG GACGCCAGGAAGCAGAGGTCAGGGAGGTCACTGAATGAAGACAGCAGGGACGAGAGCGCCGACAAAAAACGCGGCATCTTCTTCTCGTGGTCCCGCAACAGGAGCTTCGGGAAGGGCCCAAAGAAAAAGGACATAGGAGACATTAACCTCG ACTACTGGGGCAGTAATGGGCGGAGGGAGTCCCAGGGCTCCTTGTCGTCCGGTACCAGTCTGGAGATGCCGACTTCCTGCTCTGCTGGCAAGATTGAG GCTGATAATCGCCACTCAGTTTGGGAGCGCTCCCCCAAACACTGCAGTGTGATGCTGCCTGACGGTTCCTGCTCTTCTATCAGTCTTCGGCCCGGAGCCTCCATAAGGGAAGTCCTCCAAGATCTCTGTCAAAACATTAACATCAACATCGCTGCTGTTGACCTCTTCCTGGTGGGAGGGGAGAAG CCTTTGGTGTTGGACCAAGACTGTTTGACCCTTAGTTCACGAGACTTGAGACTGGAGAAGAGGACCTTGTTTAG ACTGGACCTAGTGCCCATTAACCGCTCCGTGGGGCTGAAAGCCAAACCTACCAAACCAGTCACTGAGGTCCTGCGTCCCGTGGTGGCCAAATACGGCCTCCACCTCAGCGATCTTGTGGCCAAAATA AGCGGAGAAACTGAGCCGTTGGACCTGGGTGCCCCCATATCGAGTTTGGATGGTTTGCGGGTTGTGCTGGAGCGAACGGACCCAGCTTCAGGGAAAG ACAAACCCAAGTCTTCCTCCCTAAAAAACCACCCTCCAACCAGGAGTTATTCTGCTGCA GGAGATGAGAGGTCAACACCAAAGGACTTTTCTCTGAGAGCAAGTGGACCAGACTCAGCACTCCCAggggaaaagagaaaacagaaaaagattaATATAGATGAAGCTGAAG AATTCTTTGAGCTGCTGAGCCGGGCGCAGAGCACCCGAGCCAACGACCAGCGCGGACTCCTGAGCAAAGAAGACCTGGTGCTTCCCGACTTCCTGCGTCTAACTCCacccacctcctcctgctccatCTCCTCTGACCTGGCCTGCTCCACTCCCGACCGCCGGGAGAACGGCATATCCTCACGGGGGGCCCTCACCGCCAGCCTTCGTTCGGAGAGCCTGGACTCCTCCCTCAGCTCCAGCGCCAACGGACACTCCGGGACCAGGCGGTGCCTGATGCCCCCTCCTCGCCACCCAACTTTTGGCACCCACCTGTCCCCCATCCCCCGGCCCATAGACTCCCGGCCAAGCCTCCGCACGGTGGAGGAGGACACCCACACTGACCTGACCCTGGTGGGGGAGGGCGACATCAACAGTCCCAACAGCACCCTGCTGCCTCCATCGCCGTCCTCCATACCGTCCTTCGACAGCAGCCTGCCTGAAGCCAACTTCACCCCGCCGCCACCCTGCCCCAAGTCTCAAGACGCAGGTGAAGAGGGAAAGTCCACTTCAG AAGAAACTACAGATCCAAACCCTGACACCAAGTCACCCGCCGACAGAGCCGACGCTGCACAGACGGCTCAGGAGGTGATGGAcgtggagggggttcatctagAGGAGGGAACAGTCGAGACATCCCAGGGAGAGGACTCTGAGCTGAGCCTGAGCTTCCAGGGCTACGTCGCTGAGCTGCGGCAGTGCCAGAGCAAGCTGAGGAACGCCCAGATGCCCCAGAACGGCCGCAACCCACCAGAGGGCAAGGACTGCAAGACAGACCTTTACAAGGCCACAATTGTCTAA
- the rgs12a gene encoding regulator of G-protein signaling 12 isoform X3, with amino-acid sequence MRLHTHTHTICLCAAGVADEGTMSLKKRLSFKRTWNFNTSAASSDGDYSGVQLQGCCSQSSLNSNGSLPGAGSFRGVPEQRVASWAGCFERLLQDPVGVRYFSEFLKKEFSEENILFWQACEYFSHVPATDKKQLSQRAGEIYNSFLSSKATMPVNIDSQAQLADDVLTSPRPDMFKTQQLQIFNLMKFDSYSRFLKSSLYQECMRAEVDGRPLPDPYQIPCSPAPSKHSASSDRSTLSTPKKDARKQRSGRSLNEDSRDESADKKRGIFFSWSRNRSFGKGPKKKDIGDINLDYWGSNGRRESQGSLSSGTSLEMPTSCSAGKIEADNRHSVWERSPKHCSVMLPDGSCSSISLRPGASIREVLQDLCQNININIAAVDLFLVGGEKPLVLDQDCLTLSSRDLRLEKRTLFRLDLVPINRSVGLKAKPTKPVTEVLRPVVAKYGLHLSDLVAKISGETEPLDLGAPISSLDGLRVVLERTDPASGKDKPKSSSLKNHPPTRSYSAAGDERSTPKDFSLRASGPDSALPGEKRKQKKINIDEAEEFFELLSRAQSTRANDQRGLLSKEDLVLPDFLRLTPPTSSCSISSDLACSTPDRRENGISSRGALTASLRSESLDSSLSSSANGHSGTRRCLMPPPRHPTFGTHLSPIPRPIDSRPSLRTVEEDTHTDLTLVGEGDINSPNSTLLPPSPSSIPSFDSSLPEANFTPPPPCPKSQDAGEEGKSTSEETTDPNPDTKSPADRADAAQTAQEVMDVEGVHLEEGTVETSQGEDSELSLSFQGYVAELRQCQSKLRNAQMPQNGRNPPEGKDCKTDLYKATIV; translated from the exons ATgcgtttgcacacacacacacacacaatctgtctgtgtgctgctggTGTAGCAGACGAGGGAACAATGAGTCTCAAAAAGAGACTTTCCTTCAAGAGGACCTGGAACTTCAACACT TCTGCTGCTTCCTCAGATGGTG ACTATAGTGGAGTCCAGTTGCAGGGATGCTGCAGCCAGAGCAGCCTGAACAGTAATGGCAGTCTTCCAGGAGCAGGCAGTTTCCGAGGGGTTCCGGAGCAGCGCGTGGCCAGCTGGGCCGGCTGCTTCGAGCGCCTCCTCCAGGATCCAGTGGGTGTGCGCTACTTCTCG GAATTTCTCAAGAAAGAATTCAGTGAGGAGAATATCTTGTTCTGGCAGGCCTGTGAATACTTCAGTCATGTCCCTGCAACTGATAAAAAGCAG CTGTCTCAGAGAGCTGGGGAGATCTACAACAGCTTCCTGTCCAGCAAGGCCACCATGCCGGTCAACATCGACAGCCAAGCCCAGCTGGCCGATGACGTCCTCACCTCCCCACGGCCCGACATGTTCAAGACGCAGCAGTTACAG ATCTTCAACCTGATGAAGTTTGACAGCTATTCGCGATTCCTCAAGTCCTCCCTCTACCAAGAGTGCATGCGTGCAGAGGTGGATGGCCGACCCTTGCCGGACCCCTACCAGATCCCCTGCAGTCCTGCGCCCTCAAAACACAGTGCCAGCTCTGACCGCTCGACACTCTCCACTCCCAAAAAG GACGCCAGGAAGCAGAGGTCAGGGAGGTCACTGAATGAAGACAGCAGGGACGAGAGCGCCGACAAAAAACGCGGCATCTTCTTCTCGTGGTCCCGCAACAGGAGCTTCGGGAAGGGCCCAAAGAAAAAGGACATAGGAGACATTAACCTCG ACTACTGGGGCAGTAATGGGCGGAGGGAGTCCCAGGGCTCCTTGTCGTCCGGTACCAGTCTGGAGATGCCGACTTCCTGCTCTGCTGGCAAGATTGAG GCTGATAATCGCCACTCAGTTTGGGAGCGCTCCCCCAAACACTGCAGTGTGATGCTGCCTGACGGTTCCTGCTCTTCTATCAGTCTTCGGCCCGGAGCCTCCATAAGGGAAGTCCTCCAAGATCTCTGTCAAAACATTAACATCAACATCGCTGCTGTTGACCTCTTCCTGGTGGGAGGGGAGAAG CCTTTGGTGTTGGACCAAGACTGTTTGACCCTTAGTTCACGAGACTTGAGACTGGAGAAGAGGACCTTGTTTAG ACTGGACCTAGTGCCCATTAACCGCTCCGTGGGGCTGAAAGCCAAACCTACCAAACCAGTCACTGAGGTCCTGCGTCCCGTGGTGGCCAAATACGGCCTCCACCTCAGCGATCTTGTGGCCAAAATA AGCGGAGAAACTGAGCCGTTGGACCTGGGTGCCCCCATATCGAGTTTGGATGGTTTGCGGGTTGTGCTGGAGCGAACGGACCCAGCTTCAGGGAAAG ACAAACCCAAGTCTTCCTCCCTAAAAAACCACCCTCCAACCAGGAGTTATTCTGCTGCA GGAGATGAGAGGTCAACACCAAAGGACTTTTCTCTGAGAGCAAGTGGACCAGACTCAGCACTCCCAggggaaaagagaaaacagaaaaagattaATATAGATGAAGCTGAAG AATTCTTTGAGCTGCTGAGCCGGGCGCAGAGCACCCGAGCCAACGACCAGCGCGGACTCCTGAGCAAAGAAGACCTGGTGCTTCCCGACTTCCTGCGTCTAACTCCacccacctcctcctgctccatCTCCTCTGACCTGGCCTGCTCCACTCCCGACCGCCGGGAGAACGGCATATCCTCACGGGGGGCCCTCACCGCCAGCCTTCGTTCGGAGAGCCTGGACTCCTCCCTCAGCTCCAGCGCCAACGGACACTCCGGGACCAGGCGGTGCCTGATGCCCCCTCCTCGCCACCCAACTTTTGGCACCCACCTGTCCCCCATCCCCCGGCCCATAGACTCCCGGCCAAGCCTCCGCACGGTGGAGGAGGACACCCACACTGACCTGACCCTGGTGGGGGAGGGCGACATCAACAGTCCCAACAGCACCCTGCTGCCTCCATCGCCGTCCTCCATACCGTCCTTCGACAGCAGCCTGCCTGAAGCCAACTTCACCCCGCCGCCACCCTGCCCCAAGTCTCAAGACGCAGGTGAAGAGGGAAAGTCCACTTCAG AAGAAACTACAGATCCAAACCCTGACACCAAGTCACCCGCCGACAGAGCCGACGCTGCACAGACGGCTCAGGAGGTGATGGAcgtggagggggttcatctagAGGAGGGAACAGTCGAGACATCCCAGGGAGAGGACTCTGAGCTGAGCCTGAGCTTCCAGGGCTACGTCGCTGAGCTGCGGCAGTGCCAGAGCAAGCTGAGGAACGCCCAGATGCCCCAGAACGGCCGCAACCCACCAGAGGGCAAGGACTGCAAGACAGACCTTTACAAGGCCACAATTGTCTAA
- the rgs12a gene encoding regulator of G-protein signaling 12 isoform X2: protein MTLRSLMQMLPHPTAPLHHYEPISSSSRTPCSQRQTDALRQRHSADDSVFNFAESAASSDGDYSGVQLQGCCSQSSLNSNGSLPGAGSFRGVPEQRVASWAGCFERLLQDPVGVRYFSEFLKKEFSEENILFWQACEYFSHVPATDKKQLSQRAGEIYNSFLSSKATMPVNIDSQAQLADDVLTSPRPDMFKTQQLQIFNLMKFDSYSRFLKSSLYQECMRAEVDGRPLPDPYQIPCSPAPSKHSASSDRSTLSTPKKDARKQRSGRSLNEDSRDESADKKRGIFFSWSRNRSFGKGPKKKDIGDINLDYWGSNGRRESQGSLSSGTSLEMPTSCSAGKIEADNRHSVWERSPKHCSVMLPDGSCSSISLRPGASIREVLQDLCQNININIAAVDLFLVGGEKPLVLDQDCLTLSSRDLRLEKRTLFRLDLVPINRSVGLKAKPTKPVTEVLRPVVAKYGLHLSDLVAKISGETEPLDLGAPISSLDGLRVVLERTDPASGKDKPKSSSLKNHPPTRSYSAAGDERSTPKDFSLRASGPDSALPGEKRKQKKINIDEAEEFFELLSRAQSTRANDQRGLLSKEDLVLPDFLRLTPPTSSCSISSDLACSTPDRRENGISSRGALTASLRSESLDSSLSSSANGHSGTRRCLMPPPRHPTFGTHLSPIPRPIDSRPSLRTVEEDTHTDLTLVGEGDINSPNSTLLPPSPSSIPSFDSSLPEANFTPPPPCPKSQDAGEEGKSTSEETTDPNPDTKSPADRADAAQTAQEVMDVEGVHLEEGTVETSQGEDSELSLSFQGYVAELRQCQSKLRNAQMPQNGRNPPEGKDCKTDLYKATIV, encoded by the exons TCTGCTGCTTCCTCAGATGGTG ACTATAGTGGAGTCCAGTTGCAGGGATGCTGCAGCCAGAGCAGCCTGAACAGTAATGGCAGTCTTCCAGGAGCAGGCAGTTTCCGAGGGGTTCCGGAGCAGCGCGTGGCCAGCTGGGCCGGCTGCTTCGAGCGCCTCCTCCAGGATCCAGTGGGTGTGCGCTACTTCTCG GAATTTCTCAAGAAAGAATTCAGTGAGGAGAATATCTTGTTCTGGCAGGCCTGTGAATACTTCAGTCATGTCCCTGCAACTGATAAAAAGCAG CTGTCTCAGAGAGCTGGGGAGATCTACAACAGCTTCCTGTCCAGCAAGGCCACCATGCCGGTCAACATCGACAGCCAAGCCCAGCTGGCCGATGACGTCCTCACCTCCCCACGGCCCGACATGTTCAAGACGCAGCAGTTACAG ATCTTCAACCTGATGAAGTTTGACAGCTATTCGCGATTCCTCAAGTCCTCCCTCTACCAAGAGTGCATGCGTGCAGAGGTGGATGGCCGACCCTTGCCGGACCCCTACCAGATCCCCTGCAGTCCTGCGCCCTCAAAACACAGTGCCAGCTCTGACCGCTCGACACTCTCCACTCCCAAAAAG GACGCCAGGAAGCAGAGGTCAGGGAGGTCACTGAATGAAGACAGCAGGGACGAGAGCGCCGACAAAAAACGCGGCATCTTCTTCTCGTGGTCCCGCAACAGGAGCTTCGGGAAGGGCCCAAAGAAAAAGGACATAGGAGACATTAACCTCG ACTACTGGGGCAGTAATGGGCGGAGGGAGTCCCAGGGCTCCTTGTCGTCCGGTACCAGTCTGGAGATGCCGACTTCCTGCTCTGCTGGCAAGATTGAG GCTGATAATCGCCACTCAGTTTGGGAGCGCTCCCCCAAACACTGCAGTGTGATGCTGCCTGACGGTTCCTGCTCTTCTATCAGTCTTCGGCCCGGAGCCTCCATAAGGGAAGTCCTCCAAGATCTCTGTCAAAACATTAACATCAACATCGCTGCTGTTGACCTCTTCCTGGTGGGAGGGGAGAAG CCTTTGGTGTTGGACCAAGACTGTTTGACCCTTAGTTCACGAGACTTGAGACTGGAGAAGAGGACCTTGTTTAG ACTGGACCTAGTGCCCATTAACCGCTCCGTGGGGCTGAAAGCCAAACCTACCAAACCAGTCACTGAGGTCCTGCGTCCCGTGGTGGCCAAATACGGCCTCCACCTCAGCGATCTTGTGGCCAAAATA AGCGGAGAAACTGAGCCGTTGGACCTGGGTGCCCCCATATCGAGTTTGGATGGTTTGCGGGTTGTGCTGGAGCGAACGGACCCAGCTTCAGGGAAAG ACAAACCCAAGTCTTCCTCCCTAAAAAACCACCCTCCAACCAGGAGTTATTCTGCTGCA GGAGATGAGAGGTCAACACCAAAGGACTTTTCTCTGAGAGCAAGTGGACCAGACTCAGCACTCCCAggggaaaagagaaaacagaaaaagattaATATAGATGAAGCTGAAG AATTCTTTGAGCTGCTGAGCCGGGCGCAGAGCACCCGAGCCAACGACCAGCGCGGACTCCTGAGCAAAGAAGACCTGGTGCTTCCCGACTTCCTGCGTCTAACTCCacccacctcctcctgctccatCTCCTCTGACCTGGCCTGCTCCACTCCCGACCGCCGGGAGAACGGCATATCCTCACGGGGGGCCCTCACCGCCAGCCTTCGTTCGGAGAGCCTGGACTCCTCCCTCAGCTCCAGCGCCAACGGACACTCCGGGACCAGGCGGTGCCTGATGCCCCCTCCTCGCCACCCAACTTTTGGCACCCACCTGTCCCCCATCCCCCGGCCCATAGACTCCCGGCCAAGCCTCCGCACGGTGGAGGAGGACACCCACACTGACCTGACCCTGGTGGGGGAGGGCGACATCAACAGTCCCAACAGCACCCTGCTGCCTCCATCGCCGTCCTCCATACCGTCCTTCGACAGCAGCCTGCCTGAAGCCAACTTCACCCCGCCGCCACCCTGCCCCAAGTCTCAAGACGCAGGTGAAGAGGGAAAGTCCACTTCAG AAGAAACTACAGATCCAAACCCTGACACCAAGTCACCCGCCGACAGAGCCGACGCTGCACAGACGGCTCAGGAGGTGATGGAcgtggagggggttcatctagAGGAGGGAACAGTCGAGACATCCCAGGGAGAGGACTCTGAGCTGAGCCTGAGCTTCCAGGGCTACGTCGCTGAGCTGCGGCAGTGCCAGAGCAAGCTGAGGAACGCCCAGATGCCCCAGAACGGCCGCAACCCACCAGAGGGCAAGGACTGCAAGACAGACCTTTACAAGGCCACAATTGTCTAA